The Longimicrobium sp. genome contains a region encoding:
- a CDS encoding quinone-dependent dihydroorotate dehydrogenase, translating to MYDAVRPLLFGLAPEPAHFAGTAALNAALLTPPQRAMARAMFQVRHSALATERFGIRFPNPVGLAAGFDKSGESFNALGALGFGHVEIGTVTALPQPGNPLPRLFRLPADRALLNRMGFNNPGADAVAARLRRTRIEPVLGINIGKSKATALEDATADYLRSLERLEAFAAYVVVNVSSPNTPGLRQLQDAAPLRELLRALRLRTAELAKVRGGAPRPILLKIAPDLTDPQVEEAVGIAAEEEMAGVIATNTTVSREGLRTPGVDGMGAGGISGAPVHRRAVEVVSLIWRTTGGRMPIVGVGGVFGAADAWEMIRAGASLVQVWTGFIYQGPTIARDINRGLLDRLRNEGLDRIDQAVGMAHP from the coding sequence CTGTACGACGCCGTTCGCCCCCTGCTCTTTGGCCTGGCTCCCGAGCCCGCGCACTTCGCCGGCACGGCCGCGCTGAATGCCGCGCTGCTGACGCCTCCGCAGCGGGCGATGGCGCGCGCGATGTTCCAGGTGCGCCACTCGGCGCTGGCCACGGAGCGGTTCGGGATCCGCTTTCCCAACCCCGTGGGGCTGGCGGCGGGGTTCGACAAGTCCGGCGAGTCGTTCAACGCGCTGGGCGCGCTGGGGTTCGGGCACGTGGAAATCGGCACGGTGACCGCGCTCCCGCAGCCCGGGAACCCGCTTCCGCGCCTGTTCCGGCTGCCCGCGGACCGCGCGCTGCTCAACCGCATGGGCTTCAACAACCCGGGGGCGGATGCCGTGGCGGCCCGGCTGCGGCGCACGCGCATCGAGCCGGTGCTGGGCATCAACATCGGCAAGAGCAAGGCGACGGCGCTGGAAGATGCCACCGCCGACTACCTGCGCAGCCTGGAGCGGCTCGAAGCCTTCGCCGCGTACGTCGTGGTCAACGTGAGCTCGCCCAACACGCCCGGGCTGCGGCAGCTGCAGGACGCCGCGCCCCTGCGCGAGCTCCTGCGCGCCCTGCGCCTGCGCACGGCGGAGCTCGCGAAGGTCCGCGGCGGCGCCCCGCGGCCCATCCTGCTGAAGATTGCCCCCGACCTGACGGACCCGCAGGTGGAGGAGGCCGTCGGCATTGCGGCGGAGGAAGAGATGGCGGGCGTGATCGCGACGAACACCACGGTGTCGCGCGAGGGGCTGCGCACCCCGGGGGTGGACGGGATGGGCGCGGGCGGGATCAGTGGCGCCCCGGTGCACCGGCGCGCGGTGGAGGTGGTGTCGCTGATCTGGCGGACGACGGGCGGGCGGATGCCCATCGTGGGCGTGGGCGGCGTGTTCGGCGCGGCGGACGCGTGGGAGATGATCCGCGCCGGGGCCAGCCTGGTGCAGGTGTGGACCGGGTTCATCTACCAGGGCCCCACCATCGCGCGCGACATCAACCGCGGGCTGCTGGACCGTCTCCGCAACGAGGGGCTGGACCGGATCGACCAGGCTGTGGGGATGGCGCACCCATGA